TACCTACCGTGGCCTGGGTTTGATCAGTGTTGAGGTACTGCAGAGGGTCCAGGGAACAGTTGGACTCTACTTTAGAGACTGGACGAGGAGAGGACACTCGGGCAGAAAAAGACAGACTGTAGGGCACCAGAGAGGCTGGAACAGAAGTCACCTGGACACCTGCACCTTCACTACCTGCACACAACATCAGACTGATTAGAAGTCAATCTTTTGTTACAGTATCAACTTTAAAGTTCACAGAAAGATTCATTGAACCTTGTGTTCTGGTTTTCTTTCTAATGTTAGTTGATTTTAATACatttcacttcagttttatttgtatagtaCCAAATCAACGTGAAACAAAAGTCACATGAGAGTAAAAGAATTataaatttgattctggatttgACAGCGAACCAATTAGGAGAAGCCAGTATGGGATAAATATACTCCCTTTTTCTAGGCCcagtcagtactcttgctgcagtaataaatgcatgaactagtttttcagcataatttaGTTTAATTGCTGTTTGCCATCTGGCTTCAATAATAGGATAAAGCTAAGTATCATCTGCAGGGCCATATATTTGGATGTTGACTTTTAATGTTCTCTGTAAATCCCCCTCATATGCACATTTATATAAGGGGGATGTAAATACGGTGCCGTAATAAAAGCTTGTGTATATATTATGTTAGGTGCCTTTTTCATGGGCACCAAACTCAAGGGAgcaaccagtgttgtgtctacacataacagacaacttagcaaagtgGACacaattttaaactgtatctttaGGCAGCCTGTTGCAAGTACACATCagttgttcccatttctttagctcAAACCAtgaaaaagtccaaaaataACACACTTTGACatttataaaataatattttgacaCCAATAAGATGATTGCCAAAGTGCTATTAGATAAAAACTTGACATATCTGGGTAAGCTGtacagtgtgtccttaaaacaTTGTGGAAACTAGACAGGTAAAGAAGTGCCAGGCCTAACAAACTATCTACAGCACATAATGatttgaaagtcatgtccttaagaaataggaaaaagatCCAGTGAACAGCTAACAGGACCCGAGGGATGGATCTGGGTCTTTAGCTGATCCATTTACTCTTCATTgaagcttcatcagaaatgCTCTCAAAAGGAGGGTGGCTATCAAGAAGACATTCTTATAAAAGGGAAAAAGGGATCAAGGCATACGAATTCACACAAGAGCTGGACTGGAAATCAGTGTCAACAAAGGttatcttgacagagaacaacaCAAAAGGCAAGCAGGATCAAAAGAAAAGCTACAGTTGTCCTATCCTGAGGTTGGTATGGAGggttgagcacagcaggcagACAGAACCTCAGACCATCATCAGCCTGCACAGCCAGCTCAGTGACGTACTCCAACCTGATGGAGGCGCTCTCTCCTGGAGGCAGACTGCCCACATGCAGAGAGAATATATCTGGACTCTCATCACTCTCCTCCAATAGGAAGGCCTGCTGACCGGAGCTCAGAGCATCATCATACTCCTGACGAGCCTGAAGCACAGCTGACACATGTCAGTGACGTTCACTGTGTTTATTCTGAATCTCACTTATAATCAGGTTATATTTACTGTCCAGCTCACCTTCTGTTTCTCCTTCAGCTCAGCTACAATCTGTGTCTGTCCAATCTGAGCACTGAaatgacagacagcagcatctcCAGGCAGAGGGAAGACAAAAACAGCCTCTAATGGTTTGTCCTCCTTGTTCTCGTAGTTCAGAGTGGAGACCACTGTAGCCACATGGTCCCtcacctccagctccacctcaAAGCTCTTCAGAGGAACTGGTAGAGAAACAGTATTAGAAGAAATACATAAACCatacatcagggtattatgtgccattacaacaaagaaaatcGACATATGATCTTATATGTTTGTTCTCAAACGTATTTTCTCAGATTCAAGCTGGCCAATTCAAGTTCAAGTGAATTACTGAGCAAATGCCAACTTCATGGACACTGAACAAACTGCAGTATTGTCCATAAAGCTCCAGTCCAGTAACACGTACAGGCAAAAAGATGCACTTCTTACATATACTTACCGTCAGATTTTTTTCTGCCACTAAATTTGGTTTTCAAGCCCCATAAAGATTCATCTCAGTTatctatttctttattttttagtgattattgtgatattttcTTTAGAGAAGTATATTAGGAATAATATTAATCACattgtatttaacaaaaataaatgcttCATATTTATATCATTATTTATAACAATAGCGCCATGGTTTGCTTATAACACCAGGTACCATTAGCTAATGGTTTCTGTTGGTAAGGGACATCAAGTGTAGCCAAAGCATGGAGAGGGACCTTTGATGATGGGCAAACAGGCTGTAATGGATTTAATTGGATTAGCTCCGTGTTTAGACTTTTTTGCAGCAGGTATCATAATGCTTTTGGCAGGTAGGTTTCATATTCTAAAATCTTAATTAATCATTAACACAATACAGGTGCTATTAGTTTATTGGAAGTTAAAAAATGATGAAGGGATTCTTGTGTCTGGTGTTAAAGAATCGGCCACTGTAAATAAGGGTTTTACAGCACTTAACATCCTGGTGTTGCTCTTTGTTATCCTCTCTTGATTCACAAAGGGTGACATCAACAACTCTAAATCGATCTGAGTGTGGCCTCCCCCTTTTTCCCTTTATTTTGGTCTGCtgtagttttcttttcttttttagctgcTTGACTTTTCTAACAGATAATACAGTTTATCTACTGTTTACAGGAACTATAAGACCCTGAATAAAAGCAGCACATATGGCAGTGGAGGTTTTTCCCCTTTTGGTTTTTAGGGGACATTAGCAGGAGCAGCCACTTGCTTCTATGCATTTGTTGGATTTGACTGCATTGCCACAACAGTTACATTTTAGGATCTGTACTTCAAAAGCCTTGGAATACAAATCCAGTAATTATTGCATCAGGAAAATGAAATTTTGATCAAAACAACTTCAAAATATGTTTGTTCCAATTTCAATTGTccagaaaaaacacagagatCTTTCTCACTATAATGTTCTCTACAACATTTACACTTTTgtaaaatagtttattttacagACATTGTGCTATGTCATGAAAATGcatctaaaaaataaatgatgacaTAACCAGATtgggagaatttttttttctttaggagAGGAGGTTCAGAACTTTCCTTATCTGCTTCTTGGCTTTTTTGGTGTCTCTGCTGCCCTGCCTTTTTTGATGCCATACTATTTGTTCAGCGTCTACAGCCCACACTGCCTGTGGCCTTTACATACATCGGTCGGCGCCCTGCAAAGTATGCAGTCGCTGTGAGATCACTCTGTGCGCTCTCAACAAGATATAAAGCACGCAGTACCACAACTAAACAGAACCACAGCTATAGAGTGAGATTtttttgacaaaaataaaatttagcgTTTAGCTGCTTTTGAAATAGGAATAAAGTCTTACATGGATAATATTTCTTTAACCCCTGGCATTTAACgaaacaacagaaaatgagAAGCTTTAACAAGTTAATATAAAATACAGCAATGGATGCAGATGCTCTCGCTAAGCATCCATTGCAAATACACATTAGTactaacaaaaatatattttaaatagcaAATGAGGGAGGGATGCTTGTTAACTCAAGTTTTCCTACCTGGATGCTGGGTTGGCGGCTAACAGTTTTAGGTGAGTTCTtgtccacagcagcagcagcctgaccGGATTTTTCGGAAACAGCTCCACCGCTTTTCCCTTTATGTTTCCATTGGCTTCCTCAGTGACtcaatatacagggagtgcagaattattaggcaaatgagtattttgtccacatcatcctcttcatgcatgttgtcttactccaagctgtataggctcgaaagcctactaccaattaagcatattaggtgatgtgcatctctgtaatgagaaggggtctggtctaatgacatcaacaccctatatcaggtgtgcataattattaggcaacttcctttcctttggcaaaatgggtcaaaagaaggacttgccaggctcagaaaagtcaaaaatagtgagatatcttgcagagggatgcagcagtcttaaaattgcaaagcttctgaagcgtgatcatcgaacaatcaagcgtttcattcaaaatagttaacagggtcgcaagaagcgtgtgtggaaaaccaaggcgcaaaataactgcccatgaactgagaaaagtcaagcgtgcagctgccaagatgccacttgccaccagtttagccatatttcagagctgcaacatcactggagtgcccaaaagcacaaggtgtgcaatactcagagacatggccaaggtaagaaaggctgaaagacaaccaccactgaacaagacacacaagctgaaacgtcaagactgggccaagaaatatctcaagactgatttttctaaggttttatggactgatgaaatgagagtgagtcttgatgggccagatggatgggcccgtggctggattggtaaagggcagagagctccagtccgactcagacgccagcaaggtgtggaggtggagtactggtttgggctggtatcatcaaagataagcttgtggggccttttcgggttgaggatggagtcaagctcaactctcaatcctactgccagtttctggaagacaccttcttcaagcagtggtacaggaagaagtctgcatccttcaagaaaaacatgattttcatgcaggacaatgctccatcacacgcagcgtccaagtactccacagcgtggctggcaagaaagggtataaaagaagaaaaactaatgacatggcctccttgttcacctgatctgaaccccattgagaacctgtggtccatcatcaaatgtgagatttacaaggagggaaaacgatacacctctctgaacagtgtctgggaggctgtggttgctgctgcacgcaatgttgatggtgaacagatcaaaacactgacagaatccatggatggcaggcttttgagtgtccttgcaaagaaaggtggctatattggtcgctgatttgtttttgttttgtttttgaatgtcagaaatgtatatttgtgaatgtggagatgttatattggtttcactggtaaaaataaataattgaaatgggtatatatttgtttttgttaagttgcctaataattatgcacagtaatagtcacctgcacacacagatatcccctaaaatagctaaaactaaaacaaactaaaaactacttccaaaaacattcagctttgatattaatgagtttttgggttcattgagaacatggttgttgttcaataataaaattattcctcaaaaatacaacttgcctaataattctgcccTCCCTGTAAAATATCAGTCTTGCTGTGAAGAGCAACTCTCCGCTTCATAAAGAGGCTTTATCGCAGCTGGGGACATGGAAACTCACAATGCATTGAGCATCACCGGAGTTAAGGTGCTAGCTTACTCATAACAGGAAGCTATAAAGATGTTACCTGATGAAACTTCAGTCAAACTTGCTCTGGCTTGCTACATTCTCGTTTTCTTACGATTCGACATTTATATAtctcagtgtttttttcttctaaaacaagatcagtcttaaaaaaaaaatggagaacagggccctgtttcagaaagccggtttagtgcaaactctgagtaagtataccctgagttaacgaaaactctgggttttcggtttcacaaagcgagtttagattaattctgagtgagttactatgacgacacactccgtgaagctaacctgccccctagcaggtttacttcaactaaccctgaacttctccgcctctttgtcggaaacctgactgtaggaagtgtcagacatggtgccccttccttgaagagccagtagatgttgaaggccaaattctccgcagagctctccgccgggagagagtgattagagcgcgtttggacattttatcatgtcctgatgattttctgtgtgaacgttaccgtttttcagcacaatcgataatttatttgaataacatcctcaggccttatattgctcatgtggcacatcgcggacattctctcagttctgtacatattatttgtattgcacttcgtttttttgcaaacgggagctttctgtataatattggtgacgctgagcacgtttccaaggctaccgtctgtcgggcagtcaggaatgttacagttgcactgaaacgtctcctgtactcgtttgtggtgttccccggtcatagacccacaagatttatcaaagaggattccacaaaattgcaggtatcaggatgaacaaaacttaattcatgatgtggtgatacttgaactactacttagattttacatttattttcagggttcccaggcgtgattggctgtatagatggcactcacattccattctgctgcttgaagACTTCCAtttcaaaaagcattttttttattttcttgatcaaacaggtcttgtacagctgctttacagggagctattgaaacacagaaaatagcattgacattcatagtacatgcctacttaggttggttgtaaatcagtgctgaacatcttactgaggaaaggtttgttggaaaagtggctggaccctcttcctctacattttttatatttcatttttacttgctaccaggaacgtttggggcctgttgggttgcacctgcgctcacatcacatcacaaaataaaatgtataaaataaaaataaaatgaaatataataaaataacgtgttaaatgggtggaaatccctagatcaatgtttaaattaacactcacgcattgactctgtcggctatgtattgccatgcatgctccctttcttttgcagctgaggctgtgttactttttttccgcaaaatttgcatgttatcggcatatgctgccatcagaatttcggcctcaagcgctgtaaaatacattggccgcgccttctttccctccgtctccatggtgactcgcttaatctgtgctccactaatcagggctttatgcgcgtgcttaacttggggttaaagcaactccgcgttgattgaactaattgttatcagcctttctgaaaccgaatattccgagttggacagttcggggttactcaaccctgagtatcatttttaactctgagttttctaaaccggctttctgaaacagggccctgggggatgttcttcgtacctcgcttactacatccaagatcaaatgacacatccaagatcaaatcatcgcgctaaccgtgagctcgctaatccggttgtccgaacgcacctgttgttgacgattagtatagctggctgaagtaatctgagatcactgggtggcttaaaaggggctacgcatcgatagtagaaacattgatcggcaaccctgtgattggtcggcgaagatgtcgaaggagcgcgcgcagtatctcacggcagcagaccaagaactcttgattgagggatatcaggagtttcagagtttaattaaaacgcaggggaacactgcaaaggctgcaaaagcaaggagagagggctggcagaaagttgctgacaaattaaactcgtaagtgatccatgatattacattatatcatgtgatattatttcattccacattatattatattacatcatatcctctttcacattagagccacaacaggacccactagaacatgggaaaagtaaaagtgaaatataagaatattctacagaatggtaatatttatcacttatattgctttttagtctatgacaagagaccctggaataatctgtttgtttataacagcaaccaagaaaagggcagagcaaataaagacaggtggtggtcctgcaccccctcgtcacacccctttttgtactgtgacatttattgacattgtgggtttttatgtgtgtagtttgaataacactccatcacttttacctgttcccatgcaaggggtgactgaagcatgcacagtaagtcgggagtaagtatatacagtacagtagtatatatatatatatatatatatatatatatatatatatatatatatatatatatatatatatatatatatatatttggagagagagagagagaaagtaaataataacctcacgggagaatcgatatctctctatgagcacaccgtcgcgccgagctaaaggatcccgtctatcccgcaatatacgctaaattctgtaaactctccttatcaatcttgcaccttccttgctcgcgtacaaacggacaggacatggctgcgacagacttcccaaatccaccttcgctttttagccgtggtctctcatcttgattgcacgtagtaatttactattactactctaaaatatgaattacatctgacatgatctactacatgtaatagaatgattaatagtacatttcccttttttcggaaatgacctgtatgtatctgtatgaaatcaataaaagaatcaaatacattatctttagttacattgataatatttatttatggtaaaacagtggcgaaatatcgctcttgctttcatataactgcagcggacatacctgagaggccgcgatctaatcctgtttacataaagtaaacctgctcccgagcaggcttacttttacggctctgttgctatgacagcaagccccagatgagcttcggagaaccgaacgatccaagatcacgccaaatcgtcaacattcaaatccggctaacttgcttagcgaggtacgaagaacaggcccctggtttctttaaaaaacaaacaaacaaacaaacaaaaaaacagttataacttcctaggacctggcatccacgtacgtggacatcacattttgggttgtcttgaccaaaatacaacattttGCTCTACAAAGCCCTtttatccacttacgaggacattactgccactgttctatcataATTTACAACacatgtccacatatgtggatctcatttttctcagaaacaaaaatcaggtaaaaaataaaaaatcaggtaattctttgtttttacattcatcaggttccaatcagcccaaatagcaaagagaaaatgaaaatgcgTCACATGAAaagtccacacgtacacgggtatttttgaaaacggagattttccgttttcgtcttaaaaaataatcccgtccacacgtaaacacagaaatgaaggaaaacgctgctaggaacatgccaaagcaacaggtggcgatatattcttaaccgtgtagaaatgttggccaatcagaagtctagaagcctcggtgggaaatagtaaacaaagatggggcatagaagcagaaccgagtcgtatgtgtggagggacagtaactgtgtgtgtatatgtaagcatttaaacactgcagagagtacaattaacagtaacagtattgtagaaattcatttcaccgaaacaataacgtggcgcacagtgtgacgtcaaaaaaggcgcacacctttgacgctgcgttttctccgttttcctcgtccacacgtaaatgcaaaaacggagttttcgaaaatatccaccctggcaggcgtttttaaaaatctccgttttcagtgaccgaaaacgccgtttacgtgtggacgaaaggtgcaaacgcatagaaaaatctgcgttttcaaaaatacccgggcaCGTGTGGACGTTAGGAGtttaagatttattttgttCAGCGGAGATGCTTCTACTCGGCAGCCATCTTGGAATCCCCCTCGCCCTGACTGTTTTGTTACCATGGATACAGCTTTACAACGGCAGGACATTGCACGTGACATTCCGTGTTACGTCACAAACACCCTACCGCTGTTAGACGCGTTCGTTTTTGAGACGTCACTTTGAAGGATTACAGCTTTCCGTGCATCAACtgcatttttgtctgcttaAATAGGCAAAAATTATAACTTTACAGGATAGCTGAACGGAAATCAACGCTTTATAGAAATGAATGTAAGTACAAGCTTCTTTTTACTTCTCTAAACATACGTTTCACATCTCAAATTCATAAAGAGAAAAAGTAGAtgttaaaagtaaaaacagataaagggtgttttaatgtaaaaataactGAGATATGAAGACAGCTCATCGCTTTTGATGTTTTCATGCTTTCTGTTCTTGTTATGGCATAAAGTTAAAATACTTtggttttaaacaaacattgtAGGATTAGATGTGTGGTGGTGTAATGTGGTTTAGTTTACCACAATAAAATTGTaaatctatttttgtaaaattgtTTTTAGACATTTCAAGTCAACtaagctttttttccctttaatataATTGTCTCCAATTTTTAGAGAAAGACGGACACTCTTTCTCGAATTGATGAGATTCTTAGGCCTGTGAAAGACCTAGAAAAACGGATCCGTGACCGGATTTTCAATGGTCACTCTGAAACTCCCGAGGAACACAGGCCTATCCCCTTTGCTTCGTGTCCTCCATCATCTTCTCGTCCTCACAGGATTAGTCCGATTGCAGCGAGGTTAAAAAGCTACAGAGAAACAGGTCAGTGCTTAAATCGATGTAATGATGAGTCAGACATTTAAACTCTTAAGACTTTTAAGCAGCtgttgtgtgagagagaaaccCTCCAACCAGAGTTTACACattgctaaaacacatttaatgtTAAGGTGTTGCCATGGTAAAATAGCTATAGAGGTCAAAAGTTTGACATTTCAGCTTCATTTTTTGTCCAGCCTGTgatttggttttatttgaaTACAAATTTTGTGATGAACTGAAAACTTGTACTTTAATTTAATAAACACATACATGGTTTGCTTTCCCTTTAAAGTGGACATTTGTCTTGTTCATTCTCAgctgcaaacaaacagaaatgtgaGTAATAAATATTTCATGATCTAATCTGTGCAGACAAAGAAGTCGCTGGTGGTGTCAGGCTGGTGACACCCTTTAGAGAAACACCCAGGGACAGCTTGCATTCACTTGGTGAATTTTTTGGGGAGGTGCAGCCACAGCGGGAATTGAGCTCGGCATCTTCATCGAGCTCTGATGGAAGTTCAGTAACATCGCGAGACAGTTACACTCCTGAGGAGTTCAGGGCGATCCCATTTGTGAAGACCCCCCCTCCTCCACCATTCACTCCGTGTCCTCCATCATCCTCTCGACCTCACAGAAGTCAGATTCCAGTGAGGACAAAAAACTACAGAGAAACAGGTCAGTTCTTATATCGACGCACTAAAGAGTCAGAATGTCAGACATTTAAACCCTTCAGACTTTTAAGCAGCTGTTGTGTGAGAGATAAACCCTCCAACCAGAGTTTACACattgctaaaacacatttaatgtTCAGGTGTTGCCATGGTAAAATATCTATAGAGGTCAAAAGTTTGACATTTCAGCTTCACTTTTTATCCAGCCTGTgatttggttttatttgaaTACAAATTTTGTGATGAACTGAAAACTTGtactttttaataaacacatacaTGGTTTGCTCTCCCCTTTAAAGTGGACTTTTGTCTTGTTCATTCTCAgctgcaaacaaacagaaatgtgaGTATTGAATATTTCATGATCTAATCTGTGCAGACAAAGAAGTC
The genomic region above belongs to Oreochromis aureus strain Israel breed Guangdong linkage group 14, ZZ_aureus, whole genome shotgun sequence and contains:
- the LOC116332758 gene encoding von Willebrand factor A domain-containing protein 5A-like, producing MYVKATGSVGFPLKSFEVELEVRDHVATVVSTLNYENKEDKPLEAVFVFPLPGDAAVCHFSAQIGQTQIVAELKEKQKARQEYDDALSSGQQAFLLEESDESPDIFSLHVGSLPPGESASIRLEYVTELAVQADDGLRFCLPAVLNPPYQPQDRTTITFVDTDFQSSSCSEGAGVQVTSVPASLVPYSLSFSARVSSPRPVSKVESNCSLDPLQYLNTDQTQATVKLAAGHKFDRDVELLIYYKDAHQPTAVVETMAEALKKVEKMKADLGGTKILEPLKHIYSQPCIPNQPRQLLCFSFGIGEGASCALINGMAKEGGGHAQFITGTDRMQPKVMQSLRFALQLTVIDTSVTWDLPKEVSVTVSPPITTLFQGQRSLIYAQLTGQSSEAAEGCVTLKYTLAGHRSENQLRFSLRPAEDSG